A single genomic interval of Camelina sativa cultivar DH55 chromosome 11, Cs, whole genome shotgun sequence harbors:
- the LOC104724401 gene encoding titin-like isoform X2 yields the protein METGVVNIQEPVSTKKNVGEAPAGVILDNSSMEVHKVNLSTVLDDEISSGDCRNGIILGETDVADIVNGSDSKIVSEKASETEKDEQGSIFVHKPESLNKDIEDAKTILSDVTLEKEKETGKPEEVSVEKPVIEEDHTETKDLPEQEDETGSISKASEEIPIKTDEVKEEKDSRALETAVNGREAEHNATVSVEEISRNGENIVNETVPEKETATDGASVIETTQRVIPELEKEEETKIDEEPRLDAMEKVETEIVKTVIEDPEIVYKEETAVLEPVSLKEIAEPVESIKISDDAEKISREVTVDKGKEEDIIQNTEEVQESPRVIETPTIQGEDIESKASLDHEVKFKETVPEKETATDGESLHETETTKRVLPEAEKEEDKEEMKTAEEPSLNVIEEVETATVKTVTDDPEIVNNEDTTVHDTKSLKENAEPVDPIKSSEEITQNTEEIQVNPSLVGTSKIQGEDNESKALLDTKKEVDHSSNDTEEHEHVLGRDLPQCETSGVEAVETKEETKPSLDLKEDKEKEETETVKAVISSNEVSSSTIQEEEFGEHTDPCISEIKEESHGREESVEVKSKETTAEKHKDLLDVSSTESEKYQENEPETTIVANTERHEKFEESPSDLALNVGKEEQNDEKIKLDQVDVIQIMEEQRGLDSNGVEAAQIDRNSTDETEESAVAKQVSLPDVEPVEQMQKPSLDSPQVSEETSKTVDAKIDEEPEEEKVTMHQEDQEEGSYGLETKKETVSVPESIETAEKSSQDESNVIDLTPLQEESSQTNEEKKETKLEAHELTNEEVTEVSSASLPKELEGETVVEEPAAVGNIQKSLETGETVQSHNLLPSSSEEQEHGIVSEKMEDEKVEEVPMVSKAIEEQTIDMEPSLTEKFSRDQNQPEKQVEEAWSRDEQEKEISSNSENIMNETYALHSPEATEEETAKNGESLHDVETTRRVLLEVEKEEEEAETKTDAEPMLDVTEKKELETAKTVVEDIKIVNNEEATSHESETLEGDDHQGENAESLEAIKNSDDAEKLSREVTGDREKDQDITQKAEEVQESPRVIEIQTIQGEEDESKHSLELKEEVYQSSKDTEQHQHVLERDIPQCETLEVEAIDTSTVQEAAILNTLETNNSETEAVHSEMGGAEEGQETKEDTETSLDLKVGKEQKEAETVKSVIFSDEVKSSDQAEEHTEPYTSEIKNESQGREESFEIKSKDTIQDESSEEKDVNLPNVRSGESEKYQENEPVTSLVSKTESVDKFEEIPSAVEGAGLNESTHNQTLVDVESVEKVHKPSLETPSELSEETSKAVDEKIEDKPIEEVTFNQEGQDEGYNGLEQKEETGSVPESTELREKAQEEESCLQNEQKKEVKLQKEQMYKHEPTEEEVSNDQQSPVEEKSDDVIQVSSALPSEGPEDETVVKAEKIGEEQVANEMNVETSSLLSSSEEQEHVTVPEKTDGKEVQEAEPIGDMREKGLEIAETAHLSLPSVDQNEDVKAFDDEIQIPTATLPLEDQENITSTEKGETKANETADDKQDEHVDSSTSPMFSEKNDDETQVAEGEKRDAEITVGTSKTSENVCIQQDEFEKTEATKIEEFKEDKSQEIAETIKEIEDTSDQTLPIQTPQAENTPSSELVSEQEDQTPKQVEDIYEVEAMGSRNLPDETLQAYQTQSADLISALNDQTPKHVEETHEEETKEEHKLQADGILPTETIPRESSDDALVSMLASKEDGQVTPQEDTCADDDRETKDTQDERPVSVEIEESVGETQPKEPEDEMRDEHVETPTSSIILEKNDNETLIAEAKKEDEDINETETAVALESLGTSTKPENMSLKQEEFGNPEVPKLEESKEEKIQEIPETDKAIDATGDQSLPFETSQDNKTSSSDLALNQVQEVHEEETKEEHKLQVAVDQIPSLASEQDDQIPKKVEEILEEETKETQKVQADDILSTKTVPRESFSEAPVPMLASGEDEPVTPQEGNCAGDTLEEKVGETKPEESEIEGTEKSDDLVETSTNLTKVEAASTKKTDVEVAELTNDYPTEEEENRDETYSTLPVVGILTELQNTLETERTINDSASKGDNMIKESADQDQKTGDAGVESNEKDSATGIIEANKLQQDENGETEKIQEENCLPGKSLPIEEINLQEEHQEEVKVKDGISRDFEVNDEEKLQEGTREIPADQSITEVLPGEKILIPSSVLPSEELEDVIFSEKQEECEPQQDIKASKSEKISLQEEQKDETHETVKEEDQVVDIKDEKKDDEEQEIVSSEVNKDKEDASELCVGNEFVSRDVEKEEVPHSVLENAEEINEVVKSEKQITDLVGVITKASEAEPESNQEPVRTQAISDDTKRNDNRDLSTEEAQKVQREEVSADKYLTKEVLSEQLQVPSSTTLDDLKDHNNPEADWDLPVQKPSELIESPQSHNLPLEEKVEEASFGVKKAQDEKNEENGNALISNENLQVQDQPKDSEAPAIEKEISEQELTSKVPTHVQEDIGTHVKPEVHDEETRADSHDSVVVPKEETGLIEEKREVEHVKTELEDAIKHGVSVEEKNKTSENIDHQATKEIYQEESKQTDTIKEDIRKEEKETNQESFENVKKTDDAIEKTQPEIQDIESLSSASKTQDNAEQNNEVPNQQEREIADEVPKLENQKIAEEVQQKDGESERTKDLFSAVKESEPTLKEPARKSLSDLIQKVKGTNKTEDVTTEPHIEEEPKTVEEDENDNGDHEHEKDDKTSPDSIVMVEAKDTVSIIKTHKKSQGILSGVGSKVKHSISKVKKVLTGKSSHTTKPSSPK from the exons ATGGAAACTGGAGTTGTCAACATCCAAGAACCAGTCTCTACAAAG AAAAATGTTGGAGAAGCTCCTGCAGGAGTGATACTTGACAACTCATCCATGGAAGTACATAAGGTAAACCTGAGTACTGTTCTTGATGATGAGATCAGCAGTGGCGATTGCAGAAACGGTATTATTTTAGGAGAGACAGATGTTGCAGATATCGTAAATGGTTCAG ACAGTAAGATCGTTAGTGAGAAAGCTAGTGAGACAGAAAAGGATGAACAAGGCTCTATCTTTGTTCATAAACCTGAAAGTTTGAACAAAGACATAGAAGATGCCAAGACAATTTTAAGTGATGTGACTttagagaaggagaaagaaaccGGAAAACCAGAAGAG GTAAGTGTCGAAAAACCGGTAATAGAAGAAGATCATACAGAAACAAAAGACTTACCAGAACAAGAGGATGAAACTGGTAGTATCTCTAAG GCCAGTGAAGAGATACCTATAAAGACTGAtgaagtaaaagaagaaaaggattcAAGAGCTTTGGAGACCGCTGTAAATGGAAGAGAGGCTGAGCACAATGCAACGGTCTCAGTAGAAGAAATCTCGAGGAATGGTGAAAACATTGTCAATGAAACAGTTCCAGAAAAAGAAACCGCAACAGATGGTGCATCAGTGATTGAAACTACACAAAGAGTTATTCCTGAactggaaaaagaagaagagacgaaaaTAGATGAAGAACCGAGGCTGGATGCGATGGAGAAAGTGGAAACAGAGATTGTAAAGACAGTTATAGAAGACCCTGAGATTGtttataaagaagaaactgCAGTTCTTGAACCTGTAAGCTTGAAGGAAATTGCAGAACCAGTGGAATCAATCAAAATCTCAGATGATGCAGAGAAAATCTCACGTGAAGTGACTGTAgacaaaggaaaagaagaggaCATAATCCAAAACACAGAAGAG GTGCAAGAAAGTCCTAGGGTAATCGAAACACCAACAATACAAGGAGAGGACATCGAATCAAAAGCTTCATTAGACCATGAGGTCAAATTTAAGGAGACAGTTCCAGAAAAAGAAACTGCAACAGATGGTGAATCATTACATGAAACTGAAACTACAAAAAGAGTTCTTCCtgaagcagaaaaagaagaagacaaggaagAGATGAAAACTGCCGAAGAACCGAGCCTGAATGTGATAGAGGAAGTGGAAACAGCGACTGTAAAGACAGTTACAGATGACCCTGAGATTGTAAATAATGAAGACACTACAGTTCATGATACTAAAAGCTTGAAGGAGAATGCAGAACCAGTAGACCCGATAAAAAGCTCAGAAGAAATAACCCAAAACACAGAAGAG ATTCAAGTTAATCCTAGTTTAGTTGGAACGTCGAAAATACAAGGAGAGGACAATGAATCAAAAGCCTTACTAGACACTAAGAAAGAGGTAGATCATAGCTCAAATGATACAGAGGAACATGAACATGTGTTGGGGAGAGACTTACCACAGTGTGAGACGTCTGGAGTTGAGGCTGtagagacaaaagaagaaacaaaaccgaGTCTGGACCTGAAAGaggataaagaaaaagaggaaacagAGACAGTCAAGGCCGTCATTTCGTCTAATGAG GTAAGTTCTTCTActattcaagaagaagaatttggtGAACATACTGACCCTTGTATCTCGGAGATCAAAGAGGAGAGCCATGGAAGAGAAGAATCTGTAGAGGTCAAATCTAAAGAGACCACTGCGGAGAAGCATAAGGATCTTCTTGATGTATCATCTACAGAATCAGAGAAGTATCAAGAAAACGAACCTGAGACAACTATAGTCGCCAATACAGAAAGACATGAGAAATTTGAAGAAAGTCCATCAGATCTTGCGTTAAATGTAGGTAAAGAGGAGCAAAACGATGAGAAGATAAAGTTAGATCAGGTTGATGTAATTCAAATTATGGAGGAACAGAGAGGCCTAGACTCTAACGGGGTAGAGGCAGCGCAAATTGATCGAAACAGCActgatgaaacagaggaaagcGCAGTTGCAAAGCAGGTTTCTCTTCCGGATGTGGAACCAGTTGAGCAGATGCAGAAGCCATCACTTGATTCTCCTCAAGtatcagaagaaacaagcaaaacCGTAGATGCAAAAATTGATGaagaaccagaagaagaaaaagtaacaatgcatcaagaagatcaagagGAAGGTTCATATggattagaaacaaaaaaggagACAGTTTCAGTACCAGAGAGCATTGAGACTGCAGAAAAATCATCCCAGGACGAAAGTAATGTGATTGATTTGACTCCTCTGCAAGAAGAATCATCCCaaacaaatgaagaaaaaaaggaaacaaagttAGAGGCACATGAACTAACAAATGAAGAAGTTACAGAAGTTTCATCTGCATCACTTCCAAAGGAACTGGAAGGTGAGACCGTTGTTGAAGAACCAGCAGCAGTAGGCAATATCCAGAAAAGTCTTGAGACTGGTGAAACAGTTCAATCTCATAATTTATTGCCATCTTCTTCAGAGGAGCAAGAACATGGGATTGTTTCTGAGAAGATGGAAGACGAAAAAGTGGAGGAAGTACCGATGGTTTCTAAGGCTATAGAGGAGCAGACAATAGATATGGAACCTTCTTTGACTGAAAAATTCTCTAGGGATCAGAATCAGCCGGAGAAACAAGTCGAAGAGGCATGGTCCAGAGATgaacaagaaaaggaaatctCAAGTAACAGTGAGAACATTATGAATGAAACATATGCTTTGCATAGCCCAGAAGctacagaagaagaaactgcAAAAAATGGTGAATCATTACATGATGTTGAAACTACCAGAAGAGTTCTTCTTGAAGtggaaaaagaagaggaagaggcagAGACAAAGACAGATGCAGAACCGATGTTGGATGTGACGGAGAAAAAGGAATTAGAGACTGCAAAGACAGTTGTAGAAGACATTAAGATCGTCAATAATGAGGAAGCTACATCGCATGAATCTGAAACCTTGGAAGGAGATGATCATCAGGGTGAGAATGCAGAATCACTGGAAGCAATCAAAAACTCAGACGATGCGGAGAAACTCTCAAGAGAAGTGACTGGAGATAGAGAAAAGGACCAGGACATAACCCAAAAGGCAGAAGAG GTACAAGAAAGTCCTAGGGTAATCGAAATACAGACAATACAAGGAGAGGAAGATGAATCGAAACACTCACTAGAACTCAAGGAAGAGGTATATCAAAGCTCAAAGGATACAGAACAACATCAACATGTGTTGGAGAGAGACATACCACAATGTGAGACCCTTGAAGTTGAGGCTATAGATACTTCAACAGTCCAAGAAGCTGCGATCTTAAATACTTTGGAGACCAATAATAGTGAAACAGAGGCAGTGCATAGTGAAATGGGTGGAGCAGAAGAAGGCCAAGAGACAAAGGAAGACACAGAAACGAGTCTGGACCTGAAAGTGGGTAAAGAACAAAAGGAAGCAGAGACAGTTAAGTCTGTCATTTTTTCTGATGAG GTGAAATCTTCCGATCAAGCAGAAGAACATACTGAACCTTATACCTCAGAGATCAAAAATGAAAGCCAGGGAAGAGAAGAATCTTTTGAGATAAAATCTAAGGATACTATTCAAGACGAAAGCAGTGAGGAGAAGGATGTGAATCTGCCTAATGTACGATCCGGAGAATCAGAGAAGTACCAAGAAAATGAACCTGTTACATCTCTAGTCTCGAAGACCGAAAGCGTGGATAAATTTGAGGAAATTCCATCTGCTGTTGAAGGTGCTGGATTAAATGAGAGCACACACAACCAAACTCTTGTGGATGTAGAATCAGTTGAGAAGGTGCATAAACCATCTCTTGAGACTCCTTCTGAACTATCTGAGGAAACAAGCAAAGCCGTAGATGAGAAGATCGAAGATAAACCAATAGAAGAAGTAACATTTAATCAAGAAGGTCAAGATGAAGGGTATAATGGATTGGAGCAAAAAGAAGAGACAGGTTCAGTACCAGAAAGTACGGAGCTTAGAGAAAAAGCCCAGGAAGAAGAATCATGCCTGCAAAACgagcaaaagaaagaagtaaagtTGCAGAAAGAACAAATGTACAAGCATGAACCAACAGAGGAAGAAGTTTCTAATGACCAGCAGAGTCCTGTGGAAGAAAAATCTGATGACGTTATACAAGTTTCATCTGCTTTACCTTCAGAGGGTCCAGAAGATGAGACCGTTGTTAAAGCCGAAAAGATTGGGGAAGAACAAGTAGCAAACGAGATGAATGTTGAAACAAGTTCATTGCTATCATCTTCAGAGGAGCAAGAACATGTGACTGTTCCCGAGAAGACAGACGGTAAAGAAGTGCAGGAGGCAGAACCAATAGGAGATATGAGGGAGAAAGGTCTTGAAATTGCTGAAACAGCACATCTGAGTCTTCCATCCGTTGATCAGAATGAGGATGTCAAAGCTTTTGATGATGAAATTCAGATTCCAACTGCTACATTGCCATTGGAAGATCAGGAAAATATTACTTCAACAGAAAAAGGAGAGACAAAAGCAAATGAAACTGCAGATGATAAACAAGATGAACATGTCGATTCTTCAACCTCTCCAATGTTCTCAGAGAAAAATGATGATGAAACTCAGGTTGCAGAGGGAGAGAAAAGAGATGCAGAGATAACAGTGGGCACCTCAAAGACATCTGAAAATGTATGCATCCAACAAGATGAGTTTGAGAAAACTGAAGCTACAAAGATAGAGGAGTTTAAAGAAGACAAGAGCCAAGAAATTGCTGAGACAATCAAAGAAATTGAAGATACAAGTGATCAGACTCTTCCCATTCAAACACCACAGGCAGAAAATACTCCATCCTCTGAGTTAGTGTCAGAACAGGAAGACCAAACCCCAAAGCAGGTTGAGGATATTTATGAGGTAGAAGCTATGGGTTCTCGAAATCTTCCGGATGAAACATTACAAGCATATCAGACTCAGTCCGCTGATTTAATCTCAGCACTAAATGACCAGACTCCAAAGCATGTTGAAGAAActcatgaagaagaaacaaaggaagAGCACAAGTTACAGGCTGACGGAATCCTTCCTACCGAAACTATTCCAAGAGAATCATCTGATGACGCTCTAGTTTCCATGTTGGCTTCTAAGGAAGACGGTCAAGTGACTCCGCAAGAAGATACTTGTGCAGATGACGATAGAGAAACAAAGGACACACAAGATGAACGACCTGTTTCTGTGGAAATAGAAGAGAGTGTAGGAGAAACACAACCAAAAGAACCTGAAGATGAAATGCGGGATGAACATGTCGAGACTCCGACCTCATCAATAATCTTGGAGAAAAACGATAACGAGACACTGATTGCAGAggcaaagaaagaagatgaagacataAATGAAACAGAGACAGCAGTAGCTTTAGAAAGTTTAGGTACCTCGACGAAACCAGAAAATATGTCCCTCAAACAAGAAGAGTTTGGGAACCCTGAAGTTCCAAAGCTAGAGGAgtcaaaagaagagaagatccaAGAAATTCCTGAGACCGACAAAGCAATAGATGCTACGGGTGATCAGAGTCTACCATTTGAAACATCACAAGATAATAAGACTTCATCCTCTGATTTAGCTTTAAACCAGGTTCAGGAGgttcatgaagaagaaacaaaggaagAGCATAAGTTACAAGTTGCAGTCGATCAGATTCCATCCTTAGCTTCAGAACAGGATGACCAGATTCCAAAGAAAGTTGAGGaaattcttgaagaagaaacaaaggaaacacAGAAGGTACAAGCAGACGATATTCTCTCCACCAAAACTGTTCCAAGAGAATCATTCAGTGAAGCTCCAGTTCCCATGTTGGCTTCTGGGGAAGACGAACCAGTGACTCCACAAGAAGGTAATTGTGCTGGTGACACACTCGAGGAGAAGGTAGGAGAAACAAAGCCAGAAGAATCAGAAATAGAAGGAACAGAAAAATCAGATGATCTGGTTGAGACTTCAACTAACCTCACTAAGGTAGAAGCTGCAAGTACAAAGAAAACGGATGTTGAAGTGGCGGAGTTAACAAATGATTATCCtacagaagaggaagagaataGAGATGAGACTTATTCAACTCTTCCCGTTGTTGGAATATTGACAGAACTCCAAAATACATTGGAGACAGAGAGAACAATCAATGATTCTGCATCAAAGGGAGACAACATGATAAAAGAGTCTGCAGATCAAGACCAAAAGACAGGTGATGCTGGCGTTGAATCAAATGAAAAAGATTCTGCTACAGGGATCATAGAAGCAAACAAGTTACAACAGGATGAAAATGGAGAAACTGAAAAAATCCAGGAAGAAAACTGTCTTCCAGGGAAATCTCTTCCAATAGAAGAAATCAATTTGCAAGAGGAACATCAAGAAGAGGTAAAAGTAAAAGATGGAATCAGCAGAGACTTTGAAGTCAACGACGAAGAGAAATTACAAGAAGGAACTAGGGAGATTCCAGCTGATCAGTCAATTACAGAAGTGTTACCTGGTGAGAAAATTCTGATTCCATCTTCTGTGTTGCCTTCTGAGGAGCTAGAGGATGTGATTTTTTCTGAAAAGCAAGAAGAATGCGAGCCACAACAAGATATCAAGGCCTCAAAATCAGAGAAGATAAGTCTACAAGAAGAGCAGAAGGACGAGACTCATGAAACtgttaaagaagaagatcaagttgTGGATATTAAAGATGAAAAGAAGGATGACGAGGAACAAGAAATTGTTTCATCAGAAGTGAATAAGGATAAAGAAGATGCGAGTGAGCTTTGCGTTGGTAATGAATTTGTTTCGCGGGATGTAGAAAAAGAGGAAGTACCTCACAGTGTCCTGGAGAATGCAGAAGAGATCAACGAGGTAGTCAAATCAGAGAAGCAAATTACAGATCTAGTGGGAGTCATAACGAAAGCTAGTGAAGCTGAGCCTGAATCAAATCAAGAACCTGTTAGAACTCAAGCAATATCAGATGATACAAAGAGAAACGATAATAGGGATTTGTCAACAGAAGAAGCACAAAAGGTGCAAAGAGAAGAGGTTAGTGCTGATAAATATCTCACAAAAGAAGTACTAAGTGAGCAACTTCAGGTTCCGTCCTCAACAACACTAGATGATCTCAAAGATCACAATAACCCTGAAGCTGACTGGGATCTTCCAGTACAGAAACCAAGTGAACTCATTGAGTCTCCTCAATCTCACAATCTGCCACTAGAAGAGAAAGTTGAAGAAGCTTCATTTGGAGTCAAGAAAGCACAAGatgagaaaaatgaagaaaatggtAATGCTTTGATATCAAACGAAAACTTGCAAGTGCAAGATCAGCCCAAGGATTCTGAAGCTCCTGcaatagagaaagagatatcAGAACAAGAGCTGACGTCGAAAGTTCCCACACATGTCCAGGAAGATATTGGTACACACGTTAAACCGGAAGTTCATGATGAGGAAACAAGAGCTGATAGCCATGATTCAGTTGTGGTGCCAAAGGAAGAAACTGGCTTGATCGAGGAGAAGAGGGAGGTTGAACATGTTAAGACAGAGCTGGAAGATGCAATCAAACATGGAGTTTCCGTAGAAGAG AAGAACAAAACTTCTGAAAATATTGATCATCAAGCTACAAAAGAAATCTATCAAGAGGAGAGTAAGCAAACAGATACCATCAAAGAAGATATCAGAAAAGAAGAG AaggaaacaaatcaagaaagtTTCGAAAATGTGAAGAAAACCGATGATGCAATAGAAAAAACACAACCCGAGATTCAGGATATCGAAAGCTTGTCTTCTGCAAGCAAAACACAAGACAACGCAGAG cAAAATAATGAAGTTCCAAACCAACAGGAAAGGGAAATAGCTGATGAAGTTCCAAAGCTGGAGAATCAAAAGATTGCAGAAGAAGTTCAGCAAAAAGATGGAGAATCCGAGAGAACCAAAGATTTGTTCTCAGCAGTAAAAGAATCTGAACCGACACTGAAAGAACCGGCAAGGAAATCGCTATCAGACCTCATCCAAAAAGTGAAAGGAACAAATAAGACTGAGGATGTAACAACAGAACCTCATATCGAAGAAGAGCCTAAAacagtagaagaagatgagaatgaCAATGGAGATCATGAACATGAAAAAGATGATAAAACAAGTCCAGATTCTATAGTGATGGTTGAAGCTAAAGATACAGTAAGCATTATCAAGACTCATAAGAAATCACAAGGCATTCTCTCTGGTGTTGGTTCAAAGGTAAAACATTCAATTTCCAAGGTTAAGAAGGTACTCACTGGCAAATCTTCTCACACAACAAAGCCTTCATCACCTAAatga